The following proteins are co-located in the Bacteroidales bacterium genome:
- a CDS encoding DUF444 family protein: MKNILKTYNQLKKQNLSPEQSEIIEREMELYKKAKERGKNTINKMYVYQGLYDTTDFDIFLNFIRSVNKNVSLQTLEDLLARDKKREEDGLPRRIKIGKFIKPDKNKKEQIVVVPTTTEPKFYHDNSTTEESEQTGGSGDGEEGDILGEQPIKPTEGEGEGTGAGQGESGDHDISSDAFDLGKILTEKFELPNLKTKGKKVSLTKFQYDLTDKNRGFGQLLDKRTSLKKIIQTNILLGKADPSDINPDDLIVNPNDKIYRIMSKEKDFEAQAVVFFIRDYSGSMQGKPTEAVVTQHLLIYSWLMFQYQKNVTVRFVLHDTEAKEVKDFYEYYKSAVAGGTSVYAAYEYVANVIEKEQLAKDYNIFVFHGTDGDDWEEKGEKAIDAIKRMLPLLSRMGITVARNSWTVGDKLTTVEQYIEDSGLLDEKNKLLRIDSFSAETITEERLIEGIKKLLS, encoded by the coding sequence TTGAAAAACATTCTTAAAACATATAACCAGTTAAAAAAACAAAATCTATCGCCCGAACAAAGCGAAATAATTGAACGGGAAATGGAGCTTTATAAAAAAGCTAAAGAACGGGGAAAAAATACAATCAATAAAATGTACGTTTATCAAGGGCTTTACGATACAACTGATTTTGATATTTTCCTGAATTTTATTCGCTCTGTCAATAAAAATGTTTCATTACAAACACTGGAAGATTTATTGGCACGCGACAAAAAACGTGAAGAAGACGGACTTCCTCGAAGAATAAAAATCGGCAAATTCATCAAACCCGATAAAAATAAAAAAGAACAGATTGTTGTTGTTCCCACTACTACCGAACCTAAGTTTTATCACGATAATTCCACTACCGAAGAGTCCGAACAAACCGGGGGTTCAGGCGATGGCGAAGAAGGCGATATACTGGGCGAACAACCCATAAAGCCTACCGAAGGTGAAGGAGAAGGAACCGGCGCAGGACAAGGTGAAAGTGGCGATCATGATATTTCTTCCGATGCTTTTGATTTAGGAAAAATTCTTACCGAGAAATTTGAATTGCCCAACTTAAAAACAAAAGGTAAAAAAGTTTCGCTTACAAAATTCCAATACGACCTTACCGATAAGAACCGAGGATTCGGTCAATTGCTTGATAAAAGAACTTCGCTGAAAAAAATTATTCAAACCAATATTCTTCTTGGAAAAGCAGACCCTTCTGATATTAATCCCGATGATTTAATTGTAAATCCAAACGACAAGATTTACCGCATCATGTCGAAGGAAAAAGATTTTGAAGCGCAGGCAGTAGTATTTTTTATCCGCGACTATTCCGGTTCAATGCAGGGAAAACCTACCGAAGCCGTGGTTACACAACATCTCCTGATATACAGCTGGCTGATGTTCCAGTACCAGAAAAATGTTACGGTTCGTTTTGTGCTGCATGATACAGAAGCTAAAGAGGTAAAAGATTTTTACGAATATTATAAATCCGCAGTTGCCGGAGGTACCAGTGTTTATGCGGCTTATGAATATGTTGCCAATGTTATTGAAAAAGAACAACTGGCAAAAGATTACAATATTTTTGTATTCCACGGGACCGATGGAGATGATTGGGAAGAGAAAGGCGAAAAAGCAATTGATGCCATTAAACGTATGCTCCCATTACTAAGCAGGATGGGTATTACCGTAGCAAGAAATTCATGGACTGTAGGCGACAAACTTACCACGGTTGAACAATACATTGAAGACTCCGGATTGCTGGATGAAAAAAATAAATTGTTACGAATCGATTCTTTTTCTGCAGAAACGATAACAGAAGAAAGATTAATTGAAGGAATAAAGAAATTGTTGAGTTAA
- a CDS encoding HAMP domain-containing sensor histidine kinase, translating into MTKKSFNIYHRKQYWKWFLLAFAFAIVGASLWYTNVLVKKIAKDEREKAQTWADAVQKKASLVRYTEIFFEKLKTEERKRVEIWAEATKRLIEADNTEDLTFYSEIISGNTNIPVILIDDEGSITAAKNVDFNTDSVKTLTGDLKKEFTIYDPIIVSYGLKKSYLYYKDSKLFTELRQVLDDLIKSFISEVVINSASVPVIITDSTKSKIIAFGNLDSTKVDDKNYLNSMIESMQQQNKPVEIELSGIGKSFIFYKDSFLLTQLKYYPYIQFLIIGLFLLVAYFLFSTSRKAEQNQVWVGMAKETAHQLGTPLSSLMAWVEILKLKNVDKETIRELEKDAYRFNTITQRFSNIGSQPKLEKTNIVKVINNAVDYMKARTSQRVQFSVNLQKDYEYIIPLNEHLFEWVMENLCKNAIDAMEGEGKIDITITVESDFVNIDIADTGKGMAKSKFKTVFKPGYTSKQRGWGLGLSLSKRIIEEYHKGKIFVKNSVIDKGTTFRIALKRE; encoded by the coding sequence ATGACAAAAAAAAGTTTTAATATTTATCACCGTAAACAATACTGGAAATGGTTCCTGTTGGCTTTTGCATTTGCTATAGTGGGCGCATCGCTTTGGTATACTAATGTTCTTGTAAAAAAAATTGCAAAAGATGAGCGCGAAAAGGCACAAACATGGGCTGATGCAGTTCAGAAAAAAGCATCTCTTGTAAGATATACCGAAATATTTTTTGAAAAATTAAAAACAGAAGAACGTAAGCGTGTTGAGATTTGGGCCGAAGCTACAAAACGTTTAATAGAAGCAGATAATACGGAAGACCTTACTTTTTATTCCGAAATCATTTCAGGTAATACCAATATCCCGGTAATTCTTATTGATGATGAGGGAAGCATTACTGCTGCAAAAAATGTTGATTTTAATACCGATAGCGTCAAAACACTTACTGGTGATTTGAAAAAAGAATTTACCATTTATGATCCGATAATAGTTTCATATGGTTTGAAAAAAAGTTACCTGTATTATAAAGATTCAAAACTTTTCACCGAGTTGCGCCAGGTTCTTGATGATCTTATCAAATCATTTATTTCGGAGGTTGTGATTAATTCGGCATCGGTTCCGGTTATTATAACTGACAGCACAAAAAGTAAAATCATTGCATTCGGTAATCTCGATTCAACCAAAGTTGATGATAAGAATTATTTGAACAGCATGATCGAATCCATGCAACAGCAAAACAAACCTGTTGAAATTGAACTTTCGGGAATAGGAAAAAGTTTTATTTTTTATAAAGATTCATTTTTACTTACGCAGTTAAAATATTATCCATATATACAATTCCTGATTATCGGGTTATTTTTATTGGTAGCCTATTTCCTTTTCAGTACATCGCGAAAAGCGGAACAAAACCAGGTTTGGGTTGGGATGGCTAAGGAAACCGCGCATCAACTGGGAACGCCGCTATCCTCACTTATGGCATGGGTTGAAATTTTAAAATTAAAAAATGTAGATAAAGAAACGATTCGTGAACTGGAGAAAGATGCCTACCGTTTTAATACTATTACACAGCGTTTTTCAAATATTGGTTCACAGCCTAAGCTGGAGAAAACAAATATTGTAAAAGTAATTAACAATGCTGTTGATTACATGAAAGCGCGCACCTCGCAGAGAGTTCAATTTTCAGTGAATCTGCAAAAAGATTATGAATACATTATTCCGCTTAATGAACATCTTTTTGAATGGGTAATGGAGAACCTTTGTAAGAATGCGATTGATGCTATGGAAGGTGAAGGGAAAATAGATATCACAATAACCGTGGAAAGTGATTTTGTAAATATTGATATAGCCGATACAGGAAAAGGAATGGCAAAATCGAAATTCAAAACAGTGTTTAAGCCCGGATATACAAGCAAACAAAGGGGATGGGGACTGGGGCTTTCTCTTTCAAAAAGAATAATTGAAGAATATCACAAAGGAAAAATTTTTGTAAAAAATTCTGTGATTGATAAAGGAACAACTTTCAGGATTGCATTAAAGAGAGAATAA
- a CDS encoding pyridoxamine 5'-phosphate oxidase family protein has product MTKQDCIKFTNENPICYLATAEGDQPRVRALGFWFADETGFYFQIGAIKAMYKQLQNNPKVEACFYKHEGMIGTMLRIAGKIEFVNDRALKEKALKDRPFLKDMGLSVDSPGLIIFRIAHGQAHFWTMANNLKPKEIIEF; this is encoded by the coding sequence ATGACCAAACAAGATTGTATAAAATTCACAAACGAAAATCCAATTTGTTACTTGGCAACTGCCGAAGGTGACCAGCCACGGGTTAGAGCGCTCGGATTTTGGTTTGCCGATGAAACAGGTTTTTATTTCCAGATAGGCGCAATTAAAGCGATGTACAAGCAACTGCAAAATAATCCAAAAGTTGAAGCATGCTTTTACAAACACGAAGGAATGATAGGAACCATGCTGCGCATAGCCGGAAAAATTGAATTTGTAAACGACCGCGCTTTAAAAGAGAAAGCTTTAAAAGACCGTCCATTCCTGAAAGATATGGGATTAAGTGTTGACAGTCCGGGTTTGATAATCTTCCGCATTGCGCACGGACAGGCACATTTCTGGACTATGGCCAACAATTTAAAACCAAAAGAGATTATTGAGTTTTAA
- a CDS encoding LD-carboxypeptidase codes for MITPEYLKPGDNIGIIATARKISLEEIKPAIDKFLEWDFNVLLSKNIFAQENQYAGSDAQRLNDIQEMLDNPEIKAIVCARGGYGTVRIIDKINFNSFIKKPKWIVGYSDITVLHSHIHTHYNIETIHATMPLNFPADRSDNEALDSLKKVLTGEKINYSITHQPLSKPGKAEGILVGGNLSLLYALAATPSDINTSGKILFIEDLDEYLYHIDRMMLQLKRSGKLKNLAGLVVGGMTDMKDNTVPFGKTAYEIIHDAVKEYDFPVCIGFPAGHIDDNRALILGRKISLEVKDECSKIIF; via the coding sequence ATGATTACTCCTGAATATCTTAAACCCGGTGATAATATTGGCATTATAGCAACTGCCCGAAAAATTTCCCTTGAAGAAATAAAACCTGCCATTGATAAATTTTTAGAATGGGATTTTAATGTTTTGCTGTCAAAAAATATTTTTGCACAAGAAAATCAATATGCCGGAAGCGATGCACAACGCCTCAATGATATACAGGAAATGCTCGACAATCCTGAGATAAAAGCAATTGTTTGTGCACGCGGAGGGTATGGAACTGTTCGTATAATTGATAAAATAAATTTTAATTCCTTTATTAAAAAACCAAAATGGATAGTAGGTTATAGCGACATCACTGTTTTACATTCGCATATTCATACGCATTATAATATTGAAACTATACATGCAACAATGCCACTGAATTTCCCTGCCGACAGGTCAGATAATGAAGCATTGGATTCATTAAAAAAAGTTTTGACCGGAGAAAAAATCAATTATTCCATAACACATCAACCTCTTTCAAAACCGGGAAAAGCGGAAGGAATTTTAGTTGGCGGAAATCTTTCATTATTATATGCGCTTGCAGCAACACCTAGTGATATCAATACTTCAGGGAAAATCTTATTTATCGAAGACCTTGATGAATATCTTTATCATATCGACCGTATGATGCTGCAACTTAAACGCAGCGGAAAATTGAAAAACCTTGCAGGGCTTGTTGTTGGTGGTATGACAGATATGAAAGACAATACGGTTCCTTTCGGAAAAACAGCTTATGAAATTATTCATGATGCCGTGAAAGAATACGATTTTCCTGTATGTATTGGTTTTCCTGCCGGACATATTGATGATAACAGGGCCTTGATTTTAGGAAGAAAAATCTCATTGGAAGTAAAAGATGAATGTTCTAAAATTATTTTCTAA
- a CDS encoding ATP-binding protein, with protein MQISAEILKQTLADQHSAFLKKPTGIEREILSSIKTKIKLPHVHVITGIRRCGKSTLLRQIASKFYNDQDFYYINFESERLLNFKAAEFNRVFETLQELFGDKNVFLIDEIQNVENFEYFVRRLNDEGYKFYITGSNASLLSREIGSRLTGRHIDSVLTPFTFAEFIEFKGIHIKNEDLYLTKNRARIKKYFSEYLTNGGMPEYITFGDDEILHRIYEDIIFKDIAVRHGIYNIKQLKETYSYLITNFCRKFSYTSLKKNIKLGSVTTAINYVQYIEQSHFLALINKFDFSLKKQIANEKKPYIIDNGFVSNIALKLTQDKGWLLENIVFNHLNRKYKVFYFNSKNECDFLIMEKNEIKAAYQVCNHVSDENRNREMAGLTEAMQHFGLKKGFFLTFDQEEEIKIGRNKITILPLWKWLLNTN; from the coding sequence ATGCAAATTTCTGCTGAAATACTAAAACAAACTCTTGCCGACCAGCACAGCGCTTTCCTTAAAAAGCCGACAGGAATCGAAAGAGAAATTTTAAGCAGCATAAAAACAAAAATTAAACTTCCTCATGTACATGTTATAACGGGAATACGCCGTTGCGGAAAATCTACATTACTTCGCCAGATTGCATCCAAATTTTATAATGACCAGGATTTCTATTATATCAATTTTGAAAGTGAACGACTTTTAAATTTTAAAGCAGCCGAATTCAACAGGGTATTTGAAACGCTTCAAGAACTTTTTGGTGATAAAAATGTTTTCCTAATTGACGAAATTCAAAACGTCGAGAATTTTGAATACTTTGTAAGGCGCTTAAATGACGAAGGATATAAGTTTTATATTACCGGATCAAACGCTTCGTTGCTTAGCCGTGAAATAGGTTCGCGACTTACAGGCAGACATATCGACTCGGTTCTTACTCCATTTACTTTCGCCGAGTTTATTGAATTTAAAGGAATTCATATTAAAAATGAAGATCTTTACCTTACAAAAAACCGGGCAAGAATAAAAAAATATTTTTCGGAGTATCTTACAAATGGCGGTATGCCGGAGTATATAACCTTTGGCGATGACGAAATACTCCATCGTATTTATGAAGATATTATTTTTAAAGATATTGCCGTTAGACATGGTATATATAATATTAAACAATTAAAAGAAACTTACAGTTATTTAATAACTAATTTTTGCCGAAAGTTCAGTTATACTTCATTGAAAAAAAATATTAAACTCGGAAGTGTTACTACGGCTATCAATTATGTACAGTACATTGAACAATCACATTTCCTGGCCCTGATTAATAAATTTGATTTCAGTTTAAAAAAACAAATAGCAAATGAAAAGAAACCTTATATCATTGACAATGGTTTTGTTTCGAATATTGCTTTAAAATTAACCCAGGACAAAGGATGGCTACTTGAAAATATTGTTTTCAATCACTTGAATCGTAAGTACAAAGTATTTTATTTCAATAGCAAAAATGAATGTGATTTTCTAATCATGGAGAAAAATGAAATAAAAGCTGCTTACCAGGTTTGTAACCATGTTTCTGATGAAAACAGGAATCGGGAAATGGCTGGTCTTACTGAAGCTATGCAGCATTTTGGTTTAAAAAAAGGATTTTTTCTTACCTTTGATCAGGAAGAAGAAATAAAAATTGGAAGAAATAAAATTACCATTTTACCATTATGGAAATGGCTACTGAATACTAATTAA
- a CDS encoding SpoVR family protein, whose protein sequence is MYLIDQHTKKIMEECKERARAAGLSFNDETLEYIVTNRDMIGLSPKNMIPTLYDYWVHDVEVLKEQGKYKLYPHNPYETVINSRPAISFYNDNNPDWLNIMIFYHVLAHIDFFQNNILFEKTWNDDFVGLALSDKRLIESLRSQHGRWVDYVIEFSRGIDNITGYFRELPKYDLPDTMKPSAKFTFYFEVFLQEIVKVPQHAIFKEIDRFNNILQHNPEMAESVFFNEVQIKYPEFQAKFDNNKQAEHESTDVLGYIIKNSPLLKKGKNSWMSSVMSIVRNTSLYFGPQIRSKIMNEGWASYWHDELFRGDERIKGHEVDYARINAGVTSLSRVGLNPYAIGMRLIQHVEDIANKGKISFDFQKIENIEDRENYNKHTNKGKEAIFSLRKNFSDFMLLNTFIDQDFMKEHDLFVVEKRANTERGVYEYFIKSRRAEDYKKMMLDSLYHPPYIKVIPEKTTEENLYLSHSFEAKQLYKPYIPDVLLGIEFLWGGQVQLETTEIVKQETTSNEPEEQKYEYRKVLYTMKDKNISKTNL, encoded by the coding sequence ATGTACTTAATCGACCAGCATACAAAAAAAATAATGGAGGAATGCAAGGAACGTGCGCGTGCAGCAGGTCTTTCCTTTAATGACGAAACGCTGGAATACATTGTTACCAACAGGGACATGATTGGTCTTTCGCCGAAAAACATGATTCCCACACTTTACGACTATTGGGTACATGATGTGGAAGTGCTGAAAGAACAAGGAAAATACAAACTGTATCCTCATAATCCTTACGAAACAGTTATCAATTCGCGTCCTGCAATTTCTTTTTATAACGATAACAATCCCGACTGGCTCAACATCATGATATTTTATCATGTGCTGGCACACATCGATTTTTTTCAGAATAATATTCTTTTTGAAAAAACATGGAACGATGATTTTGTCGGATTGGCGTTATCCGATAAGCGTTTGATTGAATCGCTTCGCAGCCAGCATGGTCGATGGGTCGATTATGTAATAGAATTCAGTCGTGGCATTGATAACATTACCGGCTATTTCAGGGAATTACCAAAATACGATTTACCTGATACAATGAAACCTTCAGCTAAATTTACTTTTTACTTCGAAGTGTTTTTACAGGAAATTGTTAAAGTCCCGCAGCATGCTATTTTCAAGGAAATTGACCGATTCAATAACATTTTACAGCATAATCCAGAAATGGCTGAATCGGTTTTTTTTAATGAAGTTCAAATCAAATATCCCGAATTCCAGGCAAAGTTTGATAATAATAAACAGGCAGAGCATGAATCAACCGATGTGCTGGGATATATTATTAAAAACTCACCATTACTGAAAAAAGGTAAAAACAGCTGGATGTCATCAGTAATGTCAATTGTACGTAATACGTCCCTTTACTTTGGCCCACAGATCCGTAGCAAAATTATGAATGAAGGATGGGCAAGTTATTGGCACGATGAGCTTTTCCGTGGCGATGAACGCATCAAAGGACATGAAGTGGATTATGCAAGAATCAATGCCGGGGTTACATCATTATCAAGAGTAGGGTTAAATCCTTATGCCATTGGTATGCGATTGATACAGCATGTGGAAGATATTGCCAACAAAGGAAAAATAAGTTTTGATTTTCAGAAAATCGAAAATATTGAAGATCGCGAAAACTATAACAAACATACGAATAAAGGCAAAGAAGCTATTTTTAGTTTGCGAAAAAATTTCAGCGACTTCATGTTGCTTAATACTTTTATCGACCAGGATTTTATGAAAGAGCACGATTTATTTGTTGTTGAAAAACGTGCAAATACTGAACGGGGTGTTTATGAATATTTCATCAAAAGCCGTAGAGCCGAAGATTATAAAAAGATGATGCTGGATTCGTTATATCATCCTCCATATATAAAAGTGATACCTGAAAAAACTACAGAAGAAAATCTTTACCTGTCGCATTCTTTTGAAGCAAAACAATTATACAAACCTTACATACCCGATGTACTTTTAGGAATTGAATTTTTATGGGGAGGACAGGTGCAGCTGGAAACAACTGAAATAGTAAAACAGGAAACCACTTCCAATGAACCGGAAGAGCAAAAATATGAATACAGGAAAGTGCTGTATACCATGAAAGATAAAAATATCAGCAAAACCAATCTCTGA
- a CDS encoding S46 family peptidase, which yields MLKKFFFTILLFVGFANISVKADEGMWLPLFIERLNYVDMQKMGCKLTAEEIYSVNHSSLKDAIVQFGNGCTGEVVSDQGLILTNHHCGYGSIQANSTIDHDYLTNGFWALDKKDELQNDQLTVTFLVRIEDVTSQILGELNDKMTETDRSKKVDELIEKIKAKAIEGTTYKASVKGFFDGNEYYLFVYDVYEDVRLVGAPPSSIGSFGGDTDNWMWPRHTGDFSIFRVYTGPDGKSAPYSKNNIPLKPKHFLPISISGVKTNDFAMILGYPGTTDRFLTSYGVTLALEQFNPSIVKIRDKRLSIMKEDMDASAEVRIKYASKYKSISNYWKYYIGQSKGLKRLKVYDEKKAIENDFEKWLATKDEYKTKYGDALTYIKNAYAELTKYTKTRVYFTEGLLRGCEVISIASRFENLYNEYIKDNPDTAKINKAIKTLKPAVKRFFKDYNAATDQKVLAAMLTMFNNDISIDNHPDIFAEIQKKYKNDFTKYAADVFAKSIFVSQGKLDAFLNSPDKKVLANDIAFKLMLSVSKKYKELSDKVTEANNTLSKGNRLFVAGLRQMYPDKKFYPNANSTMRLTYGKVLDYYPADAVHYNYFTTLDGIMEKEDSTNDEFIVPSKLKELYKSKDYGKYADADGKMHTCFLTDNDITGGNSGSPVIDGKGQLIGLAFDGNWEAMSGNIAYDPELQRTINVDIRYVLFVIDKYAGATNLIKEMKIVDDKTSDTSTKN from the coding sequence ATGTTGAAAAAATTTTTCTTTACAATTTTACTTTTTGTTGGCTTTGCAAACATTAGTGTTAAAGCCGATGAAGGCATGTGGCTTCCTTTGTTTATCGAAAGGCTTAATTATGTTGACATGCAAAAGATGGGCTGCAAACTTACAGCCGAAGAAATTTATAGTGTAAATCATTCGAGCCTTAAAGATGCCATTGTTCAGTTTGGCAATGGTTGTACCGGCGAAGTTGTTTCCGACCAGGGTTTGATCCTTACCAATCATCACTGTGGTTATGGCTCGATTCAGGCTAACAGTACAATTGACCATGATTACCTGACCAATGGTTTCTGGGCGCTTGATAAAAAAGATGAGTTGCAAAATGATCAGCTTACAGTTACTTTTCTTGTAAGAATTGAAGATGTTACATCACAAATTCTGGGCGAGCTTAATGATAAAATGACCGAAACAGACAGAAGTAAAAAAGTTGATGAGCTGATTGAAAAAATTAAAGCAAAGGCGATTGAAGGAACTACTTACAAAGCAAGCGTGAAAGGCTTTTTCGATGGAAACGAATATTATCTTTTTGTTTATGATGTTTATGAAGATGTTCGTTTGGTTGGCGCTCCTCCTTCGTCAATAGGCAGTTTTGGCGGCGATACCGATAACTGGATGTGGCCACGCCACACAGGCGATTTCAGCATTTTCCGCGTTTATACCGGTCCTGATGGAAAATCAGCGCCTTATTCAAAAAACAATATTCCTTTGAAACCCAAACATTTTTTACCGATTTCGATAAGCGGCGTTAAGACCAACGATTTTGCTATGATACTTGGCTATCCGGGAACTACCGATCGTTTTCTTACATCATATGGCGTTACACTTGCTCTTGAACAATTCAATCCTTCAATTGTAAAAATAAGGGATAAGCGATTATCGATCATGAAAGAAGATATGGATGCAAGCGCAGAAGTAAGAATTAAATATGCTTCGAAATATAAATCCATTTCAAACTATTGGAAATATTATATAGGTCAGAGCAAAGGCTTGAAAAGACTGAAAGTTTACGATGAGAAAAAAGCTATTGAAAATGATTTTGAGAAATGGCTTGCAACAAAAGATGAATACAAAACAAAATACGGCGATGCTTTAACATATATTAAAAACGCTTATGCCGAACTTACAAAATATACTAAAACCCGTGTGTATTTTACCGAAGGTTTGTTGCGTGGATGTGAAGTGATCTCAATTGCAAGTCGTTTTGAGAATTTGTATAACGAATACATTAAAGATAATCCTGATACAGCTAAAATCAATAAGGCTATTAAAACATTGAAACCTGCTGTAAAAAGATTTTTTAAAGATTACAATGCTGCTACCGACCAGAAAGTTTTAGCTGCAATGCTTACCATGTTTAATAATGATATCAGCATAGATAATCATCCTGATATCTTCGCAGAGATTCAGAAAAAATATAAAAACGATTTTACTAAATATGCTGCCGATGTTTTTGCAAAATCAATTTTTGTTAGCCAGGGCAAATTGGATGCATTCCTGAACAGTCCTGATAAAAAGGTTTTGGCAAATGATATTGCTTTTAAACTGATGCTTTCTGTTTCGAAAAAATATAAAGAATTATCGGATAAAGTTACTGAAGCCAACAATACTTTGAGTAAAGGGAATCGTTTGTTTGTTGCGGGTTTGCGACAAATGTATCCCGACAAAAAATTCTATCCCAATGCAAATTCAACCATGCGTTTGACATATGGAAAAGTATTGGACTACTATCCTGCCGATGCTGTTCATTATAATTATTTCACTACGCTTGACGGCATCATGGAAAAAGAAGACAGCACCAACGATGAATTTATAGTTCCTTCAAAACTAAAAGAATTATATAAAAGCAAAGATTACGGAAAGTATGCCGATGCTGACGGTAAAATGCATACCTGCTTTTTGACAGATAATGATATCACCGGCGGAAACTCAGGAAGTCCTGTGATTGATGGCAAAGGACAATTGATAGGTCTTGCATTCGATGGGAACTGGGAAGCTATGAGTGGCAATATTGCTTACGACCCCGAATTACAACGCACCATAAATGTTGATATTCGTTATGTGCTTTTTGTGATTGATAAATATGCCGGCGCAACCAACCTGATTAAAGAAATGAAAATTGTTGATGATAAAACATCAGATACCTCGACAAAAAATTAA
- a CDS encoding PDDEXK nuclease domain-containing protein, with protein MLQKQFYEIIEIIKKARYNALKTVNIELINLYWQVGEYISKRLKSATWGDKTVNELASFIQNNHPELKGFNRRGLYRMKQFYETYVSSSFVTSVWTQLQLTENQNMEIVSALGTQLELSDIRNSILVKLSWTHHRIIFSRCKSSEEIEFYVKMSVKESYTARELDRQISAGFFERTMIGNQKNTPELKEKYPDALNIFKDNYIFEFLNLPEDHNENELQKALITQMKNFILELGKDFLFISEEYRVQVGNSDYYIDLLFYNRNLQCLVAVELKTEKFKPEYLGKLNFYLEALDRDVKKMNENPSIGILLCKDKDMEVVEYALSRSLSPTMISEYKIQLPDKKLLQQKLHQLFLYYE; from the coding sequence ATGTTACAGAAACAATTTTATGAAATAATTGAGATCATTAAAAAGGCAAGATATAATGCCCTTAAAACTGTTAACATAGAACTTATCAATCTGTATTGGCAAGTTGGAGAATATATTAGCAAGCGCCTTAAAAGTGCCACCTGGGGCGATAAAACCGTAAATGAACTGGCAAGTTTCATTCAAAATAATCACCCTGAACTAAAAGGATTCAATCGCAGAGGTTTATATCGCATGAAACAATTTTATGAAACATATGTTTCTTCTTCATTTGTGACCTCAGTGTGGACGCAATTACAATTAACTGAAAATCAAAATATGGAAATTGTGTCCGCATTAGGGACACAATTAGAATTAAGTGATATACGAAATAGTATTTTAGTGAAACTAAGTTGGACACACCACAGAATAATATTTTCAAGGTGTAAATCGTCTGAAGAAATTGAGTTTTATGTAAAAATGAGCGTAAAAGAGAGTTATACCGCACGTGAACTTGACCGTCAAATTTCAGCGGGATTTTTTGAACGAACTATGATTGGAAATCAAAAAAACACACCTGAACTGAAAGAAAAATATCCTGATGCTTTAAATATTTTTAAGGATAATTATATTTTTGAATTTTTAAATTTACCTGAAGACCACAACGAAAACGAATTACAGAAAGCATTAATCACACAAATGAAAAATTTTATTCTTGAATTGGGAAAAGATTTTTTATTCATTAGCGAAGAATATCGTGTTCAAGTTGGCAATAGTGATTATTATATTGATTTACTATTTTATAATCGAAATCTGCAATGTTTAGTAGCCGTTGAATTGAAAACAGAAAAATTTAAACCCGAATATTTAGGTAAGTTGAACTTTTATTTGGAAGCATTAGACCGAGATGTAAAAAAAATGAATGAAAATCCGAGCATTGGCATATTATTATGTAAAGATAAAGATATGGAGGTTGTTGAATATGCTTTAAGCAGAAGTTTGTCGCCAACAATGATCTCTGAATATAAAATACAATTGCCGGATAAAAAATTGTTGCAGCAAAAGTTGCATCAATTATTTTTATATTATGAATAA
- a CDS encoding YraN family protein, translating to MAQHNELGKIGEKVAREFLEGKRFKILDVNWRFAKDELDIIAEHDNFLVVVEVKTRSTWQYGEPHEAVNHKKQKLIIRAAEAYIQEKEIDKEVRFDVISIVMSGNDVTELTHIEDAFYATM from the coding sequence ATGGCTCAGCATAATGAACTTGGCAAAATAGGAGAAAAAGTAGCTCGCGAATTCCTGGAAGGAAAGAGATTCAAAATCCTCGATGTAAACTGGCGTTTTGCAAAAGATGAATTAGATATTATTGCCGAACATGATAATTTTTTAGTGGTGGTGGAAGTTAAAACCCGTAGCACATGGCAATATGGCGAACCTCATGAAGCGGTAAATCATAAAAAACAAAAACTTATTATCCGTGCTGCCGAAGCTTACATACAGGAAAAAGAAATTGACAAGGAAGTTCGCTTTGATGTAATATCAATTGTAATGTCGGGAAATGATGTTACAGAGCTTACACACATTGAAGACGCATTCTATGCCACAATGTAA